Genomic segment of Parageobacillus genomosp. 1:
TATTTGTTATTGACATCCGATTCGCCGGTGGAAGACATTCCTGCGATGAACGAGGCGATCGACCGTATAATGCCTTGGCTTCGTCAGACGCTTCCGCAATATTTTGCCGCTGCTTCGACAAAAGAAGTAGCCCGCATCACGTTGCAAATTACGGAAGCACTCGGCGATATACTCGAAAGCGATATGCTTAACACCTATTTTTATTTGCCGGAAAACAGCTATGACATCGAGAAAACAGGACTCACCTTGGCTGATTTAAAGCGTACGGACCCGCTCACGAACTGCGATGTGCTTGATAAAGAAAAACGCGGTGATGAAGACGTCCATGAACAGGAAATGCCGACATGGCACCGCGAAACAAGCGATATGACGAAAAGTTTTTTCCGCTTTGAACTGGAACGGGGCTCGCGGACGGATTTATTGGGAAACAGCGCGCGCCCAGGCGAGGACGGAGACCAAGCGCTTGCCATGGTGCAAGGTTCCGCGCGACCAACGAAGCGAAATAATTACACCAAGCGAAACGCGGCAGTGCGAAGCGATGACTACGATCGCAGCGGCAAAGGGGAGACTTATGGCAAAGAAAACCGATATGCGGAAGCACTCTTTCTCGTTCCGTATCCATCTTCACGCGAACACATCACCGAATATGAACGAATGAAAACAGAGATTTTGCCGTACCAAAAAAAATTAAAACAAATGATCGAAAAAACGCTTGAACATAAAAAAATCCAGCCGCGCACCGATTTGCATGCCGGCCGCCTGCATAAAAAACTGCTTCGTTTTTGGACAGAAGAACAGCCGCGCTTGTTTTATAAAAAGCACCAGCCGTCTCCGCGCATTGACGCCGCTTTTACCTTGCTTGTCGACTGCTCGGCATCGATGTACGATAAAATGGAAGAAACGAAAAAAGGGATTGTTTTGTTCCATGAAGCATTAAAATCCTTGCTTGTCCCACATCAAATCGTCGGCTTTTGGGAAGACCCAAATGAGGCAACGGAAACGAAACAACCAAACTATTTCCAAACAGTCATTTCTTTTACGCAATCGGGCAAAAAACAGAGCGGGCCGGCGATCATGCAGCTTGAAGCCAAGGAGGATAACCGTGACGGATTTGCGATCCGCATCGTGACAGAGAAGCTCCTTGAGCGTACGGAAAAACAAAAATTTTTACTTGTTTTTTCCGATGGAGAGCCAGCCGCATATGGCTATGAACAAAACGGGATTATTGATACGCATGAAGCCGTCTTAGAAGCGCGCAAACAAGGAGTAGAAGTAATCAACGTCTTTTTGGCAAACGGGGAAATGGATGAAGGGCAGCGGCAGACGATTCAAAACATTTATGGAAAGCATAGTGTGCTCGTGCCAAATGTCGAACAGCTTCCAGACTTTTTATTCCCTTTGTTGAAAAAACTATTGTACAAAAGTTTGTAAAGAAAAGGATGAGTGCATAATGGTGAAATTGTTTACCGACAGCGATTTAGATGGAATCGGCTGTGGATTGTTAGCTAAGTTAGCGTTTGCAGAAGTCAATATTTCCTTTTGTTCGTACCGCAACTTAGATGAACGAGTAAGGCAATTCCTTGAAAACGAGCAAAACAAAGAAGTTGAGCTTTTCATTACCGATTTGGCCGTCGGCGAAGAAGTCGAGAAAAAACTGGCGGAGCGTTTCAACGCTGGCGGACATGTGCAAGTGATCGACCATCATGTCACCGCGCTTCATTTTAATCAATATCCATGGGGATGGGTCAAACCGACCGACGAACAAGGCAAGAAAACGTGCGCTACGTCGCTGTTTTACGACTATTTAGTCCGCGAAGGAAAACTCGAGCGGAACGAAACGCTCGATGAGTTCGTCGAGCTCGTCCGCCAGTATGATACGTGGGAATGGGAAGAAACGAACAATACGCGCGCCAAACGGTTAAATGATTTATTGACGATTTTAGGGTTGGATGAGTTTTGGGACAAAATGAGCGAGCGGCTTGCTGCTGGTGGACCATTTTCCTTGACGGAAACAGAAGAACTGATTTTAGACATGGAGGAAAAGAAAATCCAGCGCTATATTCGCATGAAACAAAAACAGCTCGTTCAACGCTGGTTTGGCGATTATTGCGTTGGCATCGTCTTCGCTGAACGGCATATGTCGGAGCTCGGCAACGCACTGTCAAAACGCTGCCCTCATTTAGACTTAATCGCCATGGTCAACATGGGGACGAAACATATCGGCTTTCGCACGATTCATGATACCGTAAATGTAGCTGAATTTGCGAAGCAGTTTGGCGGCGGAGGTCATCCGAAAGCGTCCGGCTGCTTTGTCGATGAAACAACGTTCCCGCTGTTTGTTGTCGACGCGTTCCCGCTTGCGCCAGTATATCATGATGCGGAACAAAATCAGCTCAATACAAAAGATCAAACAGAAGGATTCTTTTTTACAAATCATCAAGGACAATGGTTTTTCTTTCGGCAAGCGGAGGAAAAGTGGATGGTTTGCCAAGAAGGAATGGAGGAACGGTCATTTCCGACTCAAGCGGAAGCCGAACGATGGATTAAACGGCAATTTGCCGCAGGGCTGGCTGATGACCAGGTGGTAATTGATTATTTGCAGCAACATTTATCGTTAGACAAAGAAAAGATCAAAGAGGAATATGTCAATGCTTTGCAGCAATATAGACGAAAAACCGGTATCCATTAATGGTTACCGGTTTTTATTTTATATGGTCCAATAAATTTCCTGTATTGAACAAATTTCCTTGATTTACCGTTTGCCTAGCCTAATTTTCTCTTTATACAATACGAATATATAAATCTACTTCATAGGGAGAGAGCGGCATGAAAAAAAGAACATGGACAGCGGGATTAGCATTGTTACTATTGGCGAACGGAATTGGACATGTAAGCGCTGCCGAGCCAACCTATACCGTTCGTCCGGGGGATAGTTTATGGAAAATCGCCAATACAAACCATGTTACCGTTTCTGATTTAAAAAATTGGAACGGTCTGCACAGTGATCTCATTTATGCCGGGCAAACATTGTTATTACAGCCACCGCATGAACAAACGGTGACATATACCGTAAAGCCAGGGGACAGTTTATTATCGATCGCAAAAAAATACGGAGTATTGATTGCAGATATTAAACTGCAAAATGGACTAACAAACGACATGATCCGTGTCGGACAAACATTAATCATCCCAAAAGAAAAAGGGACCTATACTGCACATACGGTTCAAGCCGGTGAATCACTCTCCACTATTGCTCGAGATTATAGTGTATGGCTCACCGACCTAAAAATATGGAATAAGTTGCAATCCGATACTGTTTTCGTAGGGCAAAAACTATTTGTGGCAAAACCAACAGGGACATCATCGGAATCTTCTAATCCTCCTTCTACAGCAACCAATCCTACAGCAAAAACACCAGAAGCGGTAATCTATACGGTTCAGGCGGGAGATAGTTTGTATAAAATTGCTGCGAAGTATGGAGTAACAATCGAACAATTAAAAACGTTAAACCAGTTGCCATCGAATATCATTTATGTCGGACAAGTATTGAAAATTACGGACGGACAACTGCCACAGCCAGCGGCGCCAGACCGGCTGCAAGATGGCATCTTTCCGTTAAAACAGGGGACGTACACACCGTTTGGTGATACGTACGGAGAAAGCCGAAAATATGGGAGCAACCGTGTTCACGAGGGAACGGATATCTTTGCGGCCAAAGGCACACCGATATACTCCGCTACTGACGGTACGGTGATTCGTAAAGGATGGAGCGAGTTGGGAGGATGGCGCCTTACTATTCAAACAAGCGAGGGAATCGCACTTTATTACGCACATATGGAAAAATATGCGGATTCTATTGCGCTTGGACAAAAAGTGAAAAAAGGACAACTTATCGGCTATGTAGGCAATTCAGGGTATGGGCCGGTCGACACAACCGGAAAATTTGACCCGCACTTGCATTTCGGCATGTATGATGCGAACTGGAATGCGATTAACCCATACACATACTTAAAGTATTGGGAATGGAAGATGTAAAACAACTAACAGGTCTCCGGCATCAGTCCGGAAACCTGCTTTTCTTTTCTAGAACGTTTTTCGTGCAAACCGCTATTCAGAAAATGTTAACATAATTGTAACAGTTTAAACGTTTGATGAAAACAGATTTTGATTATAATAGATAATGGGGAGGTGAAAAAGGTGAAACAGTATGTCTTCTCATTCTACACAGAACAAGCAAAACCAGTTGTATGGGAAGAAGCGATTTTGGCGTCTGGAATGATGGAAGCCTTTTCAAAAGTAAAAATGTTAATGGCGAAATACAAGCGGGAAAAAGGTGTGCCAATCCGTGTAAAATACAAAGGCGTTCGCTACCGTCATACCGATATTGCCTAATGAATCAACACGGAAGGATGATATCATGATTTCCCTACTGCAACGACAATGCAGCGGGTAAACGTGCAGCGTTCCTGGATCAATTGAGGAACCGCTGCACGTTTTTATTTATTCGATAAATATGGTTTTAGCCATTTGACAAAAACATCGCATACCATCGCGGAATAATCAGATGAAGGGGAAAATCTTGCTTGAAGAGAAGAGGAGCGCTGTCATTGGCAATCATAGGCAATAGGCATAGGTGATTCGAGCGGCAGGATCCGCGCATACATATATACGTGCATACATACAGTTTAATATTTAATATATTTAATATTTTTGAACGAAGGTCTTGCGCTGATTATGTTGTCTATGCGCAAACGCAAATGGTAGAATGGTAAGAAAAGATTATGAAAGGGGCTATTTTCATGAATTGGAAAAAAGTGATTGGTTGGATATTGGGGATTGTTGTCGGTGGCGGCGTCATTGTTGCATCCCTTGCCTTTTATGTATTCATTGTGTTAGGGAACTTGGACAAAGGAAAATCAATCGTGAAGAAACCCGACAACGAATCGTCGGTTGTGGAAGCGTCGGCAAACGAATCGGAAGACGTTGACAAAAAAGTCGTGAACGAACCCGTTGACAAAGCGGTTGTGACGCTTGCGGACGGAACAGACGGACATTCGTTCATTTCCAAATATCACGAATTCTACAATGACACGCTTTGTTGGGGAAGAATTGACACGGCGTCATATTCGGAACAAGCGCAAACAGCAAGAGAAATCCTTCAATCGTTAGAAGGCGTCAAGATAACGAACAAGGACATTGCGAAAGACTTCGAATCTATTAAAGAAAACGCAAAGATTGTTGTGAAAGAAGACAACCGTGAAGCAATGCGTCAGCTTCACCGATTGTTTCACGACTTGGATATTTACTTCAACGGGTATGACTATCACCAAACATTCGGAGTTACAGAATTCACGGGCGAATAAAATGTCCGTGTTTTATATTTTTATATAATGTAAACTTCCGTTCATATCGTTTCCCGAAATCCACATCAATACACTATCTGAGCGGCCCCTAGCTGCACGCTTGACAGAGACAAAATTTTCCTTTTGTTTGTTTACCAAAAGAGGGAGGATTGAATTTTTACTCGATGATTTTCAGCGCATTCCAACATCACAAGCGTTGTTTTTTTTGGGAAATTATTTCCATTGGTACTGGCGAATTAAAAAGGGGTTACCAAACCCATATACATATGACGGAAATGGGAATTTGAGATCAGAAAACAATCAGACTTGTCACAGTAAAAAATGTTTTACATGTTTTTAATAAGTATGTATTTCAATAATAATAAGGACGTATTTTCGAAGCAAAATTCGCATTCCTTTTATAATTTTCTTGCTTTGATGCTCATGGTAATAGTAATTATGATATACAATACAGCCAAAACTGAACTCGATTTTTTCTTTTTTGTCTCAATAACACTAGTTTACTTTATATTGAAACAGATTAATCCTTAACTTCCTATAATTTATGTTATGTCAACTAACTAATTTCCGCCCAAATGGAGGTTTTCTTCTCTCAAGTGCCCATAAAATCAATTATCCCGTACTTGTTAACTTAATT
This window contains:
- a CDS encoding vWA domain-containing protein, with the protein product MERFILFNDKKIDSFLFMQLSDLAKTLAKSGDWEIEFGFQSYVDFRGRKIYISHFWDNRPKKEKEHGLKSDVCLRTVGTLFHTDVAQVIAFLDRVKHTAIPHFAKQLFTLAEDLRLEEICKKERPGTKRWFHTRSDVYRRYFQSQLSANLTRSVYTDALFSAIYLLLTSDSPVEDIPAMNEAIDRIMPWLRQTLPQYFAAASTKEVARITLQITEALGDILESDMLNTYFYLPENSYDIEKTGLTLADLKRTDPLTNCDVLDKEKRGDEDVHEQEMPTWHRETSDMTKSFFRFELERGSRTDLLGNSARPGEDGDQALAMVQGSARPTKRNNYTKRNAAVRSDDYDRSGKGETYGKENRYAEALFLVPYPSSREHITEYERMKTEILPYQKKLKQMIEKTLEHKKIQPRTDLHAGRLHKKLLRFWTEEQPRLFYKKHQPSPRIDAAFTLLVDCSASMYDKMEETKKGIVLFHEALKSLLVPHQIVGFWEDPNEATETKQPNYFQTVISFTQSGKKQSGPAIMQLEAKEDNRDGFAIRIVTEKLLERTEKQKFLLVFSDGEPAAYGYEQNGIIDTHEAVLEARKQGVEVINVFLANGEMDEGQRQTIQNIYGKHSVLVPNVEQLPDFLFPLLKKLLYKSL
- a CDS encoding DHH family phosphoesterase, which produces MVKLFTDSDLDGIGCGLLAKLAFAEVNISFCSYRNLDERVRQFLENEQNKEVELFITDLAVGEEVEKKLAERFNAGGHVQVIDHHVTALHFNQYPWGWVKPTDEQGKKTCATSLFYDYLVREGKLERNETLDEFVELVRQYDTWEWEETNNTRAKRLNDLLTILGLDEFWDKMSERLAAGGPFSLTETEELILDMEEKKIQRYIRMKQKQLVQRWFGDYCVGIVFAERHMSELGNALSKRCPHLDLIAMVNMGTKHIGFRTIHDTVNVAEFAKQFGGGGHPKASGCFVDETTFPLFVVDAFPLAPVYHDAEQNQLNTKDQTEGFFFTNHQGQWFFFRQAEEKWMVCQEGMEERSFPTQAEAERWIKRQFAAGLADDQVVIDYLQQHLSLDKEKIKEEYVNALQQYRRKTGIH
- a CDS encoding LysM peptidoglycan-binding domain-containing protein, with the protein product MKKRTWTAGLALLLLANGIGHVSAAEPTYTVRPGDSLWKIANTNHVTVSDLKNWNGLHSDLIYAGQTLLLQPPHEQTVTYTVKPGDSLLSIAKKYGVLIADIKLQNGLTNDMIRVGQTLIIPKEKGTYTAHTVQAGESLSTIARDYSVWLTDLKIWNKLQSDTVFVGQKLFVAKPTGTSSESSNPPSTATNPTAKTPEAVIYTVQAGDSLYKIAAKYGVTIEQLKTLNQLPSNIIYVGQVLKITDGQLPQPAAPDRLQDGIFPLKQGTYTPFGDTYGESRKYGSNRVHEGTDIFAAKGTPIYSATDGTVIRKGWSELGGWRLTIQTSEGIALYYAHMEKYADSIALGQKVKKGQLIGYVGNSGYGPVDTTGKFDPHLHFGMYDANWNAINPYTYLKYWEWKM